In Propionicimonas paludicola, a single window of DNA contains:
- a CDS encoding ABC-F family ATP-binding cassette domain-containing protein, whose protein sequence is MGHVDVAGVRYQLPDGRVLLDEVSFRVGDGAKVALVGANGAGKTTLLRIIIGDLAPHSGAVTRSGGLGVMRQFVGQGVVEGGSEDPTVAELLLSVAPERIRNAAAKIDELELALMEGDELSVQMAYAEALSEFADAGGYDLEVLWDVCTTAALGVPYDKAKYRSLRTLSGGEQKRLVLEYLLRSPEEVLLLDEPDNYLDVPGKTWLEQRITESAKTILFISHDRELLANTATAVVTVELGAEGNRVWTHPGGFASYHQARRDRFARFDELRRRWDEEHAKLKTLVFTLKQKATFNDGMASRYQAAQTRLRKFEEAGPPTEQPLEQQVKIRLRGGRTAKRALVCEQLELRLPAGAAASEVLMKPFDLEVWFGERVAVLGSNGSGKSHFLRLLARGGTLPDLEHEPVGDATALAPVAHTGRAKLGARVRPGWFVQTHEHPELIGRTLLEILHRGDLTPDGRGRAGMGREQASRVLDRYELSAAAEQSFETLSGGQQARFQILLLELSGATMLLLDEPTDNLDVQSAEALEEGLAAFEGTVLAVTHDRWFARSFDRFVVFGSDGSVYEADEPVWQETRVQRVR, encoded by the coding sequence GTGGGTCATGTGGACGTCGCCGGGGTGCGCTACCAGCTGCCGGACGGGCGCGTGCTGCTCGATGAGGTGTCGTTCCGGGTCGGCGACGGCGCCAAGGTCGCTCTGGTCGGCGCGAACGGTGCCGGCAAGACCACTCTGCTGCGGATCATCATCGGCGATCTCGCCCCGCATTCCGGCGCGGTGACTCGTTCCGGCGGGCTCGGAGTGATGCGCCAGTTCGTCGGCCAGGGCGTCGTCGAAGGTGGCAGCGAAGACCCCACGGTGGCTGAGCTACTGCTGTCGGTGGCTCCCGAGCGCATTCGCAACGCCGCAGCCAAGATCGACGAGCTGGAGCTGGCCCTGATGGAGGGCGACGAGCTGTCGGTCCAAATGGCCTACGCCGAGGCGCTGTCGGAGTTCGCCGACGCCGGCGGCTACGACCTGGAAGTGCTCTGGGACGTGTGTACGACCGCAGCTCTCGGCGTGCCCTACGACAAGGCCAAATACCGCTCCTTGCGGACGCTGTCGGGTGGTGAGCAGAAGCGGCTGGTGTTGGAGTACCTGCTCCGCTCACCCGAAGAGGTGCTGCTGCTCGACGAGCCGGACAACTACCTGGACGTCCCGGGCAAGACCTGGCTGGAACAGCGGATCACCGAGTCGGCCAAGACGATCCTGTTCATCTCGCACGACCGCGAGCTGCTGGCCAACACCGCCACCGCGGTGGTCACCGTCGAACTCGGGGCCGAGGGCAACCGGGTGTGGACGCATCCAGGCGGCTTCGCCAGCTATCACCAGGCTCGCCGGGACCGGTTCGCGCGCTTCGACGAGCTGCGCCGCCGCTGGGACGAGGAGCACGCCAAGCTCAAGACGCTGGTATTCACCCTGAAGCAGAAGGCCACCTTCAACGACGGCATGGCCAGCCGCTACCAGGCCGCCCAGACCCGGCTGCGCAAGTTCGAGGAGGCCGGCCCACCCACCGAGCAGCCGCTGGAGCAACAGGTCAAGATCCGCCTGCGCGGCGGACGGACGGCCAAGCGGGCTCTGGTCTGCGAGCAGTTGGAGCTGCGGCTGCCGGCCGGCGCGGCAGCGTCCGAGGTGCTGATGAAGCCCTTCGACCTGGAGGTGTGGTTCGGCGAACGGGTGGCCGTGCTGGGCTCGAATGGCTCGGGCAAGTCCCACTTCCTGCGGCTGCTGGCCCGCGGCGGCACCCTGCCCGACCTGGAGCATGAGCCGGTCGGTGATGCCACCGCACTGGCCCCGGTGGCGCACACCGGACGGGCCAAGCTGGGCGCGCGGGTGCGTCCGGGCTGGTTCGTGCAGACCCATGAGCATCCCGAGCTGATCGGACGGACGCTGCTGGAGATCCTGCATCGCGGTGATCTCACCCCCGACGGCCGCGGACGGGCCGGCATGGGACGCGAGCAGGCCAGTCGGGTGCTGGATCGCTATGAGCTGTCGGCTGCGGCCGAGCAGAGCTTCGAGACCTTGTCCGGCGGTCAGCAGGCCCGGTTCCAGATCCTGCTGCTGGAGCTATCCGGGGCGACCATGCTGCTGCTCGACGAGCCCACCGACAACCTGGACGTCCAGTCCGCCGAAGCGCTCGAAGAGGGTCTGGCCGCCTTCGAGGGGACGGTGCTGGCGGTCACCCACGACCGTTGGTTCGCCCGCAGCTTCGACCGTTTCGTGGTGTTCGGCTCCGACGGCTCGGTCTACGAAGCCGACGAGCCGGTCTGGCAGGAGACCCGGGTCCAGCGCGTCCGCTGA
- a CDS encoding acyl-CoA thioesterase produces MEADHTEPQSDDREPRGVLVLRTLAMPRDTNPWGDIFGGWILSQMDVAAGLMAGEVAQGRSATVTVDGVVFHRPVIVGHTVCIYAELLRVGRSSMDIRLEVWTRDLVHRWEPERDFVAEAVFRYVAVDAEGAPRMIPDNPEFFTRS; encoded by the coding sequence GTGGAAGCTGATCACACCGAACCGCAGTCCGACGACCGGGAGCCTCGTGGCGTCCTGGTTCTTCGCACGCTGGCCATGCCCCGGGACACCAACCCGTGGGGGGACATTTTCGGCGGCTGGATTCTGTCCCAGATGGACGTGGCTGCCGGACTGATGGCCGGTGAAGTGGCCCAGGGTCGTTCGGCCACAGTGACCGTGGACGGGGTGGTCTTCCATCGTCCGGTGATCGTCGGTCACACCGTGTGCATCTATGCCGAACTGCTTCGTGTCGGACGCTCCTCGATGGACATCCGCTTGGAGGTCTGGACTCGCGACCTGGTGCACCGCTGGGAGCCGGAGCGCGACTTCGTGGCCGAGGCCGTCTTCCGCTACGTGGCCGTGGATGCCGAGGGCGCGCCCCGGATGATTCCGGACAACCCGGAGTTCTTCACCCGCTCCTAA
- a CDS encoding IclR family transcriptional regulator translates to MPRPVPAATAALQVLRYLSERTSPVPAARIAADLGLPRSTTYHLLVAMAAESFVVHYPDDQLWGVGVAAWEVGQGYTRQAPLTRLARLPIARLVDSLGLSAHLAVLLGSEVVYLVEERAAGRARLVTDVGVRLPAHLTASGRAILAGLSPAQVRALYPSRTNLVRRTEVGPQTLAELRGLLAATRHRGWAEEDSEVTEGFASVAIRLDSPSNLAAVAVTWQSPLEVDVAVVLDRLRTTVATIEARLR, encoded by the coding sequence ATGCCTCGTCCGGTTCCCGCAGCGACCGCGGCCCTGCAGGTGCTGCGCTATCTGTCCGAGCGGACCAGCCCGGTGCCGGCGGCCCGGATCGCCGCCGACCTCGGTCTGCCCCGCTCGACCACTTACCACCTGCTGGTCGCCATGGCCGCGGAATCGTTCGTGGTGCACTACCCCGACGACCAGCTGTGGGGGGTCGGGGTGGCCGCCTGGGAGGTGGGCCAGGGCTACACCCGGCAGGCGCCGCTGACCCGGTTGGCTCGGCTGCCGATCGCGCGTCTCGTGGACTCACTAGGGCTTTCGGCCCATCTGGCGGTTCTGCTCGGCTCCGAGGTGGTCTATCTGGTCGAGGAGCGGGCCGCCGGACGTGCCCGGCTGGTCACCGACGTCGGGGTGCGGCTGCCCGCGCATCTGACCGCGTCCGGGCGGGCCATCCTGGCCGGGCTCTCGCCGGCTCAGGTCCGAGCGCTGTATCCGAGCCGGACGAACCTGGTCCGCCGCACCGAGGTCGGTCCGCAGACGCTGGCCGAGTTGCGCGGGCTGCTGGCCGCCACCCGGCACCGCGGCTGGGCCGAGGAGGATTCCGAGGTCACCGAGGGCTTCGCCTCGGTGGCGATCCGGCTGGACTCGCCGTCCAATCTGGCCGCGGTGGCGGTCACCTGGCAGTCGCCGCTGGAGGTGGACGTGGCCGTGGTGCTCGACCGGCTGCGGACGACTGTGGCCACCATCGAAGCTAGGCTGCGCTGA
- the hutH gene encoding histidine ammonia-lyase, translated as MAQIAVGTVPLTRADVVAVARHGAQVRLSPEAEAEISASRAHIDALAAAGDGIYGVSTGFGALATRSIPVSERARLQRSLIRSHAAGNGPLVEPEVVKAMLLLRLKTLASGRTGVRLSTAQAYAALLNSPLVPAVHEYGSLGCSGDLAPLAHAALALIGEGEVLEDGQLRPSAEALPAHGLTPVELAEKEGLALINGTDGMLGMLVLALADLEQLAEVADLAAAMSVEGQLGTDRVFAADLMALRPQLGQAASAANLRRFLAGSPIVASHRHGDGVVQDAYSLRCTPQVHGALRDALGYASMIAERELAAAIDNPSVLADGRVESHGNFHGAPIAHVLDFLAIGVADVASISERRTDRFLDATRNRGLPPFLADDPGIDSGMMIAQYTQAGIVSTLKRLAVPASVDSIPSSAMQEDHVSMGWAAARKLRTAVDGLARVLAIEVLTAARGIDLRAPLQPGAATGAAIAALREVVDGPGPDRFLAPDIEATRQLIVSGGLLAAANHA; from the coding sequence ATGGCACAGATCGCAGTCGGAACCGTCCCCCTCACTCGCGCGGACGTGGTCGCGGTGGCCCGCCACGGAGCTCAGGTCCGGCTGAGCCCCGAGGCCGAGGCCGAGATCAGCGCATCCCGAGCCCACATCGACGCCCTGGCTGCGGCCGGCGACGGCATCTACGGGGTCTCCACCGGCTTCGGCGCACTGGCCACCCGGAGCATCCCGGTCTCCGAACGCGCCCGGCTGCAGCGCAGCCTGATCCGCTCCCACGCGGCCGGCAACGGCCCGCTGGTCGAGCCCGAGGTGGTCAAGGCCATGCTGCTGTTGCGGCTGAAGACCCTGGCCAGCGGACGAACCGGGGTCCGACTGTCCACGGCACAGGCCTATGCGGCGCTGCTCAACTCGCCTCTGGTGCCGGCCGTCCACGAGTACGGCAGCCTGGGCTGCTCCGGCGATCTGGCTCCGCTGGCCCACGCCGCGCTGGCCCTGATCGGCGAGGGCGAGGTGCTCGAGGACGGGCAGCTGCGTCCGTCCGCCGAGGCGCTGCCCGCGCACGGGCTCACCCCGGTCGAGTTGGCCGAGAAGGAGGGCCTGGCCCTGATCAACGGCACCGACGGGATGCTCGGCATGCTCGTCCTGGCGTTGGCCGATCTGGAGCAGCTGGCCGAGGTGGCCGACCTGGCCGCGGCCATGAGCGTCGAGGGCCAGCTCGGCACCGACCGGGTCTTCGCCGCCGACCTGATGGCATTGCGTCCGCAGCTGGGCCAGGCCGCCAGCGCGGCCAACCTGCGCCGCTTCCTGGCCGGCTCGCCGATCGTGGCCAGCCATCGGCACGGGGACGGCGTCGTCCAGGACGCCTACTCGCTGCGCTGCACCCCGCAGGTGCACGGCGCCCTGCGCGACGCCTTGGGCTACGCGTCCATGATCGCCGAGCGCGAGCTGGCCGCCGCCATCGACAACCCCTCGGTGCTCGCCGACGGACGGGTGGAGTCCCACGGCAACTTCCACGGCGCCCCGATCGCCCACGTGCTCGACTTCCTGGCCATCGGGGTGGCCGATGTGGCCAGCATCTCCGAGCGGCGCACCGACCGCTTCCTGGACGCTACCCGCAACCGCGGCCTGCCGCCGTTCCTGGCCGACGACCCCGGCATCGACTCCGGCATGATGATCGCCCAGTACACCCAGGCCGGCATCGTCTCCACCCTCAAGCGGCTGGCGGTTCCGGCCAGCGTCGACTCGATCCCGTCCAGCGCCATGCAGGAGGATCACGTTTCGATGGGCTGGGCGGCGGCCCGCAAGCTGCGCACCGCCGTGGACGGGCTGGCCCGCGTCCTGGCCATCGAAGTACTCACCGCAGCCCGCGGGATCGACCTGCGCGCTCCCCTGCAGCCCGGTGCAGCCACCGGTGCGGCCATCGCCGCCCTGCGCGAGGTGGTGGACGGCCCCGGCCCCGACCGCTTCTTGGCCCCCGACATCGAGGCCACCCGCCAGCTGATCGTCAGCGGTGGCCTGCTGGCCGCCGCCAATCACGCCTGA
- a CDS encoding MurR/RpiR family transcriptional regulator — translation MSDEVGLQVEKSSAGADLLVELVRSVHLTPTQRNIVRTLIRHSDRAAYLSATEVAELSQVSQPSVTRFAVALGFEGYPQLRAAMREAGRAPGHGDSQPRNEWQRSIDFELAAMAQVRESLAKEDEMREVAAILASSRPLVVAGLRAGASVAQYFAYCASQFLDDVRLVPSFMGGDVDVLIQARSAGATAALMMVFPRYAEDALELIDKAKEVGLTVVCMTDSVASLAAGSADRLLISPVDSSLPFDSYAVPMIVANVLLSAMTEVDVAAAHRRLEAYEAAAEAAGMYRA, via the coding sequence ATGAGCGACGAGGTCGGACTCCAGGTCGAGAAGTCGAGCGCGGGCGCTGACCTGCTGGTCGAGCTGGTGCGCTCGGTCCACCTGACGCCGACCCAGCGCAACATCGTCCGCACTCTGATCCGGCACTCCGATCGCGCCGCCTACCTCTCCGCCACCGAGGTGGCCGAGCTCTCCCAGGTCAGCCAGCCGTCGGTGACCCGGTTCGCGGTAGCGCTGGGCTTCGAGGGCTACCCGCAGCTGCGCGCAGCCATGCGCGAGGCCGGCCGGGCCCCGGGCCACGGCGACTCCCAGCCGCGCAATGAGTGGCAGCGATCGATCGATTTCGAACTGGCCGCCATGGCGCAGGTCCGCGAGTCACTGGCCAAAGAGGACGAGATGCGCGAGGTGGCCGCCATCCTGGCCAGCAGCCGCCCACTGGTGGTGGCCGGGTTGCGCGCCGGGGCGTCCGTGGCCCAGTACTTCGCCTACTGCGCGTCCCAGTTCCTCGACGACGTCCGGCTGGTCCCGTCCTTCATGGGCGGCGACGTGGACGTTCTGATCCAGGCCCGCTCGGCCGGTGCCACCGCAGCCCTGATGATGGTCTTCCCCCGCTATGCCGAGGACGCCCTCGAGCTCATCGACAAGGCCAAAGAGGTCGGGCTGACCGTGGTCTGCATGACCGACAGCGTGGCTTCACTGGCCGCCGGGTCGGCCGACCGGCTGCTGATCTCGCCGGTGGACTCCTCACTGCCCTTCGACTCCTATGCCGTGCCGATGATCGTGGCCAATGTGCTGCTCTCGGCCATGACCGAGGTGGACGTGGCAGCCGCCCATCGCCGGCTGGAGGCCTACGAGGCCGCCGCCGAGGCCGCCGGGATGTACCGAGCCTGA
- a CDS encoding DUF3830 family protein → MIIDFIVDGTQTCAIRIFEDVVPETAAKLREALPMTTRLQHATLVGDQLFAVLPIVMPMENPMLTQDIGDLRRKEKGTVAGTVVFYAPRQVFGVTYSDDLAVEPLLNSYIGEVIDGMTELALVGEQVWRKQDKVVELRLRAD, encoded by the coding sequence ATGATCATCGACTTCATCGTCGACGGCACCCAGACCTGCGCCATCCGGATCTTCGAGGACGTCGTCCCCGAGACCGCGGCCAAGCTGCGGGAGGCACTGCCGATGACGACCCGCCTGCAGCACGCCACCCTGGTCGGCGACCAGCTCTTCGCCGTCCTGCCCATCGTGATGCCGATGGAGAACCCCATGCTCACTCAGGACATCGGGGATCTGCGCCGCAAGGAGAAGGGCACCGTGGCCGGCACCGTGGTGTTCTACGCGCCCCGGCAGGTCTTCGGCGTCACCTACAGCGACGATCTGGCCGTTGAGCCGCTACTCAACAGCTACATCGGCGAGGTCATCGACGGCATGACCGAGCTCGCCCTGGTCGGCGAGCAGGTCTGGCGTAAGCAGGACAAGGTGGTTGAACTCCGGCTCCGAGCCGACTAG
- a CDS encoding ABC transporter substrate-binding protein, translating to MTRPTTWLAALATASLLITGCSANTAASPAASSSAPSSPAASSAAGKVVTLATDANYPPCESIEAGSETMIGFEPDIWNAIAAKIGVTLKVENTDFDSLIPGVQSGRYDLAMECISDREAREKQVTFLDFIYAEISVVTTEKYAGPINDTDPLSVCGETMGAQTGFDTVDLIKNEINPECVASGKKEVEIKEFPDAPATYNALYAGRVDFVVQDTAAAALLNKTAPVKLVIHENSKLPKLYLGMIFNKDNAATIAEWQKGLEAIIADGTYAEILKKWDISSLALNEPGINLATTRPIK from the coding sequence GTGACCCGTCCCACCACCTGGCTAGCCGCTCTAGCCACCGCCTCGCTGCTGATCACTGGCTGCAGTGCGAACACCGCAGCCAGCCCGGCCGCATCCAGCTCGGCGCCGTCCAGCCCGGCCGCGTCCAGCGCTGCCGGCAAGGTCGTCACTCTGGCCACCGATGCCAACTACCCGCCCTGTGAGTCGATCGAGGCGGGCTCGGAGACCATGATCGGCTTCGAGCCGGACATCTGGAACGCCATCGCCGCCAAGATCGGCGTCACCTTGAAGGTCGAGAACACCGACTTCGACAGCCTGATCCCGGGCGTCCAGAGCGGACGCTACGACCTGGCCATGGAGTGCATCTCCGACCGCGAGGCCCGCGAGAAGCAGGTGACCTTCCTCGACTTCATCTACGCCGAGATCTCGGTGGTGACCACCGAGAAGTACGCCGGCCCGATCAACGACACCGACCCGCTGAGCGTCTGCGGCGAGACCATGGGCGCCCAGACCGGCTTCGACACCGTGGACCTGATCAAGAACGAGATCAACCCCGAGTGCGTGGCTTCCGGCAAGAAGGAAGTGGAGATCAAGGAGTTCCCGGACGCTCCGGCCACCTACAACGCGCTCTACGCCGGCCGGGTCGACTTCGTCGTCCAGGACACCGCGGCCGCAGCGCTGCTGAACAAGACCGCGCCGGTGAAGCTGGTCATTCACGAGAACTCCAAGCTGCCCAAGCTGTACCTCGGAATGATCTTCAACAAGGACAACGCGGCCACCATCGCCGAGTGGCAGAAGGGCCTGGAGGCGATCATCGCCGACGGCACCTACGCCGAGATCCTCAAGAAGTGGGACATCAGCTCGCTGGCCCTGAACGAGCCGGGGATCAACCTGGCCACCACCCGGCCGATCAAGTGA
- a CDS encoding amino acid ABC transporter permease — translation MIALLIATVGHSLVTNERFEWNVVFEYLFSKPILSGLAMTIALTAAAMVIGLALGVILAAMRVSQSQIFRSTSSAYIWFFRGTPILVQLVFWYNLGYLYPEFSIGLPFAEPWFSTNINDIITPLTAALLGLSLNEGAYLAEIVRAGILAVPPGQAEAASSLGMTRFQAFRKIVLPQAMRIIIPPTGNETIGMLKTTSMVSVIALADLMYAAQSIYSRTFQTIPLLICASIWYLLLTSLLSFGQGFIERHFGRGDQGASARRSPFRFVRTTSEIAS, via the coding sequence GTGATCGCCCTTCTCATCGCCACTGTCGGGCACTCGTTGGTCACCAACGAGCGCTTCGAGTGGAACGTGGTCTTCGAGTACCTGTTCTCGAAGCCGATCCTGTCCGGCCTGGCCATGACCATCGCACTGACCGCCGCAGCGATGGTCATCGGCCTGGCTCTCGGGGTGATCCTGGCCGCGATGCGGGTCTCCCAGAGCCAGATCTTCCGCAGCACCAGCTCGGCCTACATCTGGTTCTTCCGGGGGACGCCGATCCTGGTCCAGCTGGTCTTCTGGTACAACCTCGGCTACCTCTACCCCGAGTTCAGCATCGGCCTGCCGTTCGCTGAGCCGTGGTTCTCGACCAACATCAACGACATCATCACCCCGCTCACCGCGGCGCTGCTCGGGCTCAGCTTGAACGAGGGCGCCTACCTGGCCGAGATCGTCCGGGCCGGCATCCTGGCGGTGCCACCGGGCCAGGCCGAGGCCGCCTCCTCACTGGGCATGACCCGATTCCAGGCGTTCCGCAAGATCGTCCTGCCACAGGCCATGCGGATCATCATCCCGCCCACCGGCAACGAGACCATCGGCATGCTGAAGACCACCTCGATGGTCTCGGTGATCGCGCTGGCCGATCTGATGTACGCCGCGCAGAGCATCTACTCGCGCACCTTCCAGACCATCCCGCTGCTGATCTGCGCCTCGATCTGGTACCTGCTGCTGACCTCGCTGCTGTCCTTCGGCCAGGGCTTCATCGAACGGCACTTCGGTCGCGGCGATCAAGGCGCCTCGGCCCGCCGCAGCCCGTTCCGGTTCGTCCGCACCACCTCGGAGATCGCCTCATGA
- a CDS encoding amino acid ABC transporter ATP-binding protein produces MKPHSHSVQIRNVSKRYGSLEVLRQVSLDVEANTVTCILGPSGSGKSTLLRAINHLISIDSGVIRVSDEVIGYEQRDNRLFELSDRDLCRQRSHIGMVFQSFNLFPHLTVLENVTCGLITVRRAPKADAIATAQHFLDRVGLAHKAGAYPAQLSGGQQQRVAIARALAMQPRLILFDEPTSALDPELVGEVLTVIRELAESSDTTMIVVTHEIGFAREVADQIVFMDEGRVAVAGSVAEVFGSDSPRIRAFLDGNLK; encoded by the coding sequence ATGAAGCCGCACAGCCATTCGGTCCAGATCCGCAACGTCTCCAAGCGGTACGGCAGCCTGGAAGTGCTGCGCCAGGTGTCGCTGGATGTCGAGGCCAACACCGTCACCTGCATCCTGGGCCCGTCCGGCTCAGGCAAGTCGACGCTGCTGCGCGCGATCAACCACCTGATCAGCATCGACTCCGGAGTGATCCGGGTCAGCGACGAGGTGATCGGCTATGAGCAGCGCGACAACCGGCTGTTCGAACTCAGTGACCGCGATCTGTGCCGCCAGCGCAGCCACATCGGGATGGTCTTCCAGTCGTTCAATCTGTTCCCGCACCTGACCGTGCTGGAGAACGTCACCTGCGGGCTGATCACCGTCCGCCGCGCACCGAAGGCGGACGCGATCGCCACGGCCCAGCACTTCCTGGATCGGGTCGGCCTGGCCCACAAGGCAGGCGCGTATCCGGCCCAGCTGTCCGGCGGCCAGCAGCAGCGAGTCGCCATCGCCCGCGCCCTGGCCATGCAGCCGCGGCTGATCCTGTTCGACGAGCCGACCTCGGCCCTCGACCCGGAGCTGGTCGGCGAGGTGCTGACAGTCATTCGCGAACTCGCCGAGAGCAGCGACACCACCATGATCGTGGTCACCCACGAGATCGGCTTCGCCCGTGAGGTGGCCGACCAGATCGTCTTCATGGACGAGGGACGGGTGGCCGTCGCCGGCAGCGTGGCCGAAGTGTTCGGCTCCGACTCCCCCCGGATCCGCGCCTTCCTGGACGGAAACCTGAAGTGA
- a CDS encoding SDR family NAD(P)-dependent oxidoreductase: MSRVLIAGGSGPLGSAIAVELSRRGWSVCVQYRSRVDAAKTVLGRLTAGRHCVLPADLLDPQEAASLVSRAEARLGGTLDAVVNCAWPSHASAPIAEADPALRESALDGLRTQLNLAAACVPSLRQSAGSFVMLGGALAHRRHPGLGLYSLSKAAAESACLTMALEEGPHGVRVNVIAPGRVRVEPDLAETDPGFAALEAIAVQRRSSPLPTADQIADLAAFLVGPDATAITGQVVSVTGGEQW; this comes from the coding sequence GTGAGCCGGGTGCTGATCGCCGGCGGCAGCGGGCCGCTGGGCAGCGCGATCGCCGTCGAACTCAGCCGGCGCGGCTGGTCGGTCTGCGTCCAGTACCGCAGCCGCGTGGACGCCGCCAAGACCGTCTTGGGCCGACTGACCGCCGGACGGCACTGCGTGCTTCCGGCCGACCTGCTCGACCCCCAGGAGGCGGCCAGCCTGGTCAGCCGGGCCGAGGCCCGGCTCGGCGGAACCCTGGACGCCGTGGTGAACTGCGCGTGGCCGAGCCACGCCAGCGCTCCGATCGCCGAGGCCGACCCGGCCCTGCGGGAGTCGGCCCTGGACGGCCTGCGCACCCAGCTGAATCTGGCAGCGGCCTGCGTGCCCAGCCTGCGGCAGAGCGCCGGCTCGTTCGTGATGCTCGGCGGCGCCCTGGCGCACCGCCGCCACCCCGGGCTCGGCCTCTACTCACTGAGCAAGGCCGCCGCCGAGAGCGCCTGCCTGACCATGGCGCTGGAAGAGGGCCCGCACGGAGTCCGAGTCAATGTGATCGCCCCGGGCCGGGTGCGGGTCGAACCCGACCTGGCCGAGACCGACCCGGGCTTCGCCGCCCTGGAGGCGATCGCCGTCCAGCGGCGGAGCAGCCCGTTGCCCACTGCGGATCAGATCGCCGACCTGGCCGCCTTCCTGGTCGGCCCGGACGCCACCGCCATCACCGGGCAGGTGGTCTCGGTCACCGGAGGCGAGCAGTGGTGA
- a CDS encoding SDR family NAD(P)-dependent oxidoreductase, whose protein sequence is MTGLAGRVVCITGAAERAGAEFARRYVQAGAKVMISHLPSQAAQAEALLAELGSAAAACAGDITDPAQGRELVAACCDHFGRLDVLVHNASTFAPRPWLEVDEAAFDSALGVNLRGPFFLSQAAAKVMLTQGGGNIVALVGNSLSEAWPEFIPHSVAKTALARLMEQLAVALAPTIACNAVAPSQFFRSDDGSNDRLRQARGEAAPSGQTAQVRPGLWIREADLDAVFAALSYLSTCTPQVTGTTLRVDGGKALA, encoded by the coding sequence GTGACCGGCCTGGCCGGACGGGTGGTCTGCATCACCGGTGCCGCCGAGCGGGCCGGCGCCGAGTTCGCCCGCCGCTACGTCCAGGCCGGGGCCAAGGTGATGATCAGCCACCTGCCCAGCCAGGCCGCCCAGGCCGAGGCACTGCTGGCCGAACTCGGTTCGGCCGCAGCCGCCTGCGCCGGCGACATCACCGACCCGGCCCAGGGTCGCGAGCTGGTTGCCGCCTGCTGTGACCACTTCGGGCGGCTGGACGTCCTGGTGCACAACGCGTCCACCTTCGCGCCCCGCCCCTGGCTCGAGGTGGACGAGGCCGCCTTCGACTCCGCGCTCGGAGTGAACCTGCGCGGCCCGTTCTTCCTCAGCCAGGCCGCCGCGAAGGTGATGCTGACTCAGGGCGGCGGCAACATCGTTGCCCTGGTCGGCAACTCGCTCAGCGAGGCCTGGCCGGAGTTCATCCCGCACTCGGTGGCCAAGACCGCGCTGGCCCGGCTGATGGAGCAACTGGCGGTCGCCTTGGCGCCCACCATCGCCTGCAATGCGGTCGCGCCCAGCCAGTTCTTCCGCTCCGACGACGGGTCCAACGACCGGCTGCGCCAGGCCCGCGGCGAGGCCGCGCCGTCCGGGCAGACCGCGCAGGTGCGTCCGGGCCTCTGGATCCGAGAGGCCGATCTGGATGCAGTCTTCGCCGCACTCAGCTACCTCAGCACCTGCACTCCCCAGGTCACCGGGACCACGCTGCGGGTGGATGGGGGCAAGGCTCTGGCCTGA
- a CDS encoding DUF3830 family protein, with amino-acid sequence MRLIMSVDGVDTCTIQVFEDKVPGIAKALREQLPQRSILQHGKIIGEMVFWTMPIVAPWENVMRTEEVGALRRKELGHARGSVCWYNPRQQFCVVYGDDLADEPLRISYIGEVIEGELELALAGHRNWLQQGQVVALRVEDAA; translated from the coding sequence ATGCGACTGATCATGTCCGTCGACGGAGTCGACACCTGCACCATCCAGGTCTTCGAGGACAAGGTGCCCGGAATCGCCAAGGCACTGCGCGAGCAGCTGCCGCAGCGCAGCATCCTGCAGCACGGCAAGATCATCGGCGAGATGGTCTTCTGGACCATGCCGATCGTGGCGCCGTGGGAGAACGTCATGCGCACCGAGGAAGTGGGTGCCCTGCGTCGCAAGGAGCTCGGCCACGCCCGCGGCTCGGTGTGCTGGTACAACCCGCGCCAGCAGTTCTGCGTGGTCTACGGGGACGACCTGGCCGACGAGCCGCTGCGGATCAGCTACATCGGCGAGGTCATCGAGGGTGAACTGGAGCTGGCCCTGGCCGGCCACCGCAACTGGCTGCAGCAGGGCCAGGTGGTCGCGCTGCGGGTCGAGGACGCCGCATGA